The following are encoded in a window of Mycolicibacterium tusciae JS617 genomic DNA:
- a CDS encoding acyl-CoA dehydrogenase family protein — MDLTWSAADVAFRDEVREFLDDKLTAELRRAGRLMTSVYADHEASMEWQRILHERGWAAPAWPVEHGGCEWSLTQHYIFSRESQLAGAPSLSPMGIRMVAHALVRFGTDEQKEFFLPRILTGEVFFCQGYSEPEAGSDLAALSMAAVDDGDDLVCTGSKIWTTHAGEANWMFALVRTSKTQKKQQGITFVLIDMSTPGIQIRPLVMTSGEEVQNQVFFDEVRVPKTNVLGKIDEGWTVAKYLLEFERGGGASSPALQVMADEIATVAAEQPGPAGGRLLDDSAFARKLADARIRTEVLEILEYRVLAAVAAGKNPGVASSMLKVLATELSQVLTELAMEAAGPRGRVYQPHAACPGGPVTEYEPPADGYISGEEWQAVAPLRYFNDRAGSIYAGSNEIQRNILAKAALGL, encoded by the coding sequence ATGGACCTCACGTGGTCGGCGGCCGATGTGGCGTTTCGCGACGAGGTGCGTGAATTTCTGGACGACAAGCTGACAGCGGAACTGCGCCGCGCCGGCCGCCTCATGACCAGCGTCTACGCCGATCACGAGGCGAGCATGGAGTGGCAGCGAATCCTTCACGAACGAGGCTGGGCCGCGCCGGCCTGGCCGGTTGAGCACGGTGGCTGTGAGTGGAGCCTGACCCAGCACTACATCTTCAGCCGGGAGTCCCAACTGGCCGGAGCGCCGTCGTTGTCACCGATGGGCATCCGGATGGTCGCCCACGCGCTGGTCAGGTTCGGCACCGACGAGCAGAAAGAGTTCTTCCTGCCCCGCATCCTGACCGGCGAGGTGTTCTTCTGCCAGGGCTATTCCGAACCTGAGGCCGGCTCCGACCTGGCCGCGCTTTCGATGGCCGCTGTCGACGATGGCGACGACCTGGTGTGCACAGGAAGCAAGATCTGGACGACCCACGCCGGCGAGGCGAACTGGATGTTCGCGTTGGTGCGCACGTCGAAGACTCAGAAGAAGCAGCAGGGCATCACGTTCGTGCTCATCGACATGTCAACGCCGGGCATCCAGATCCGCCCACTGGTCATGACGTCGGGCGAGGAGGTGCAGAACCAGGTCTTCTTCGACGAGGTTCGGGTGCCCAAAACGAATGTTCTCGGCAAGATCGACGAAGGCTGGACCGTCGCCAAGTATCTGCTGGAGTTCGAGCGCGGCGGCGGCGCGTCATCGCCCGCGTTGCAGGTGATGGCCGACGAGATCGCCACCGTCGCCGCCGAACAGCCCGGCCCCGCGGGCGGCCGACTGCTCGATGACTCCGCGTTCGCACGAAAGCTGGCCGACGCCCGGATCCGCACCGAAGTACTGGAGATTCTCGAATACCGAGTGCTCGCCGCGGTCGCCGCTGGCAAGAATCCGGGTGTGGCGTCGTCGATGCTCAAGGTGCTCGCCACCGAGTTGAGCCAGGTGCTGACCGAGCTTGCGATGGAAGCCGCCGGTCCGCGCGGGCGGGTGTATCAACCGCACGCCGCATGCCCCGGCGGACCGGTGACCGAATACGAGCCGCCGGCCGACGGCTACATCAGCGGTGAGGAGTGGCAGGCGGTCGCGCCGTTGCGCTACTTCAACGATCGCGCCGGCTCCATCTACGCCGGCAGCAATGAGATCCAGCGCAACATTCTGGCCAAAGCGGCACTCGGACTGTAA
- a CDS encoding acyl-CoA dehydrogenase family protein, whose amino-acid sequence MDFSLSKEQELLRDGLDKFLSTRYDLEKSRAAAKSGPGWQPDIWSGFANELGILGAALPEDVGGIGGGPVEVMVIAEALGHALAVEPYVDTVVVAGGLLHRAGGPVATSLLEKIVEGTAVVALAAAEASSGEHWQDISTAAEPDGDGWTLRGSKIVAMSAPLATHLLVTARTDTGTSLFVVDLDDPGPGIEMHAYRTVDDRRAADIAFDGLRLPGDALLGEEGQAWPSIAAARDEGAVAVCSEAVGCMRKVLADTVVYAKQRQQFGQPIGSFQVLQHRMVDMYMEVEQSVAAVYLAVLNIEAEPAVRARAVSAAKATIGRAARFVGQQAVQLHGGMGMTEELAIGHYFKRLTAVQFEFGSTDYHVNRYAELTNS is encoded by the coding sequence ATGGACTTCAGCTTGAGCAAGGAACAAGAACTGCTGCGCGACGGGCTGGACAAGTTCCTGTCGACCAGATACGACCTGGAAAAGAGCCGGGCCGCGGCCAAGTCCGGGCCCGGTTGGCAACCCGACATCTGGAGTGGCTTCGCGAATGAACTCGGCATCTTGGGCGCCGCCCTGCCCGAGGATGTCGGCGGAATCGGTGGCGGCCCCGTCGAGGTCATGGTGATCGCCGAGGCGCTCGGGCATGCGCTGGCGGTGGAGCCCTACGTGGACACCGTCGTGGTGGCAGGCGGCCTGCTGCACCGCGCCGGGGGGCCGGTCGCGACGTCACTGCTGGAGAAGATCGTCGAGGGCACCGCGGTCGTCGCGCTGGCCGCGGCGGAGGCGTCGTCGGGCGAGCACTGGCAGGACATATCGACGGCCGCCGAGCCAGACGGCGACGGGTGGACCCTACGAGGGTCGAAGATCGTCGCGATGAGCGCACCGTTGGCGACCCACCTTCTGGTGACCGCACGCACCGATACCGGAACCTCGCTGTTCGTCGTCGATCTCGACGACCCGGGCCCAGGTATCGAGATGCACGCCTACCGCACGGTCGATGACCGCCGCGCTGCCGACATCGCCTTCGACGGGCTACGGCTGCCGGGTGACGCGCTGCTAGGCGAGGAAGGCCAGGCATGGCCGTCGATAGCGGCGGCACGTGACGAGGGGGCGGTGGCGGTCTGCTCTGAGGCGGTTGGCTGCATGCGAAAGGTGTTGGCCGACACCGTCGTATACGCCAAACAGCGTCAACAGTTCGGGCAACCCATCGGCAGCTTTCAGGTGCTGCAGCATCGGATGGTCGACATGTACATGGAGGTCGAGCAGTCCGTCGCGGCCGTATATCTTGCGGTCCTCAACATCGAGGCCGAACCCGCGGTACGCGCGCGGGCTGTATCGGCGGCCAAGGCGACGATCGGGCGGGCTGCCCGCTTCGTCGGCCAGCAGGCCGTGCAGCTGCACGGCGGCATGGGAATGACCGAGGAACTCGCGATCGGCCACTACTTCAAGCGGCTGACCGCTGTCCAGTTCGAGTTCGGGTCAACGGACTATCACGTCAACCGGTACGCAGAACTCACGAACTCCTGA
- a CDS encoding GGDEF domain-containing protein, whose product MVSPVGASGLWGRSVAVAVAVCCLVMATVWLRNCWPSRITSELCVVAGSICIAASSLVQTDPLVGLLGSTAFAVLGGFVALFHSMRLLVFLWLITTATVVFVGARLAATDPALAVCAVLLIVGVNLFGVFACRTLLRSTNNEGLLEDVEPLTSLLTRGAFAEKVATLMSSRGRGGDRYLAVAVVNLDSFSLLQDMAGVTAANRARVAVGQGLRETVRRVAVLAHVEEAEFYIADVLTSDDPSPFVERVRATVASSPSRLTASIGVVTTPLSPLAGHPPYDVLDEVLGIATAAMREARRSGGNKVRQIVSPPLTVLDRPAGGFWSDEESA is encoded by the coding sequence ATGGTGAGTCCCGTCGGGGCCTCCGGCCTGTGGGGCCGATCCGTGGCGGTCGCCGTAGCGGTGTGCTGCCTGGTGATGGCCACGGTCTGGCTGAGGAACTGCTGGCCCTCCCGGATCACATCGGAACTGTGTGTCGTCGCCGGTTCTATCTGCATCGCGGCATCCAGCCTGGTGCAGACGGATCCCTTGGTGGGCCTTCTGGGATCGACCGCGTTCGCCGTCCTTGGCGGTTTCGTCGCGCTGTTTCATTCGATGCGGTTGCTGGTGTTCTTGTGGTTGATCACCACGGCGACAGTCGTGTTTGTCGGGGCGCGGTTGGCCGCGACCGATCCTGCGTTGGCCGTATGCGCAGTGCTTCTCATCGTCGGGGTCAACCTGTTCGGGGTATTCGCGTGTCGGACGTTGTTGCGGTCGACGAACAACGAGGGGCTGCTCGAGGACGTCGAACCGCTTACGAGCCTTTTGACCCGGGGTGCATTCGCGGAGAAGGTCGCGACGCTGATGAGTTCGCGAGGCCGTGGCGGTGACCGATATCTGGCGGTGGCCGTCGTGAATCTCGACAGCTTCTCGCTCCTGCAGGATATGGCCGGCGTGACGGCGGCCAACCGTGCGCGAGTGGCCGTGGGCCAGGGTCTGCGTGAGACGGTCCGTCGCGTCGCGGTACTCGCCCACGTCGAGGAGGCGGAGTTCTACATCGCCGACGTACTCACCAGCGATGATCCGTCACCGTTTGTGGAACGGGTGCGCGCCACGGTCGCGTCGTCGCCCAGTCGATTGACCGCCAGCATCGGCGTGGTGACCACTCCGCTGAGCCCTCTGGCGGGCCACCCCCCGTATGACGTCTTGGACGAGGTGCTCGGCATCGCCACTGCGGCGATGAGGGAGGCCCGCCGATCCGGCGGGAACAAGGTGCGTCAGATCGTGTCGCCTCCGCTGACAGTCCTGGATCGGCCCGCCGGTGGATTCTGGTCAGACGAAGAATCGGCCTGA
- a CDS encoding beta-ketoacyl synthase N-terminal-like domain-containing protein, which translates to MVGPMTITGIGAVTGYGWGAEPLWNGLLSGKPAAKLVGGFGSTRDEDAWVAQIADEGNPLDGLSRFSRAMRGAAREALTDAAERGWVPGRRVGLLHAVVISEVEGWRNFYLKDAAHRRIRDYLTLMPSTPVSMLMQEYDFHGPAMNVSAMCSSGNAGLITAKMWLDSGFVDDVVFVSTDLSLTPENVEHFVRLGVGVVDVEPLEGCRPFQEGSRGFPAGEAAVAFVLSQRAERPYVQMLGGDMTHDAHHLTSVDPARTHIDECVRNALSAANTSTDEIAYLNAHGPGTQQCDAAEAELVDEVLHGMPGIYSIKQMVGHCQGAAAAVELAAAALGYAHGTVPAPPTVAPGHPRLLDGPTPLKPGGLTLKTSLGMGGHNSAVVLAPAA; encoded by the coding sequence ATGGTAGGACCGATGACCATCACCGGGATCGGCGCAGTAACAGGGTATGGCTGGGGCGCGGAGCCGCTGTGGAACGGGCTGCTCAGCGGTAAGCCTGCCGCAAAATTGGTCGGCGGCTTCGGTTCTACCCGCGACGAGGACGCGTGGGTGGCGCAGATCGCGGACGAGGGTAACCCGCTGGACGGGCTCAGCAGGTTCTCTCGTGCCATGCGCGGGGCGGCCCGCGAAGCCCTGACCGACGCAGCCGAGCGGGGCTGGGTGCCCGGCCGCCGGGTCGGACTGCTCCACGCAGTTGTGATTTCTGAAGTCGAGGGCTGGCGCAACTTCTATCTCAAAGACGCGGCGCACCGAAGGATTCGTGACTACCTGACCCTGATGCCGTCCACACCGGTATCGATGCTGATGCAGGAGTACGACTTTCACGGGCCCGCGATGAACGTGTCCGCCATGTGCTCGTCAGGCAACGCCGGGCTGATCACCGCGAAGATGTGGCTGGACAGTGGATTCGTGGACGACGTGGTGTTCGTTTCCACGGATCTGTCACTGACACCGGAGAACGTGGAGCATTTCGTGCGCCTCGGCGTCGGCGTCGTCGACGTCGAACCACTGGAGGGCTGCCGACCGTTTCAAGAGGGAAGCCGAGGATTCCCGGCCGGTGAAGCGGCGGTCGCCTTCGTACTGTCGCAACGCGCCGAGCGGCCCTACGTTCAAATGCTCGGTGGCGATATGACCCACGACGCCCACCACCTGACGTCGGTGGACCCCGCCCGCACACACATCGACGAGTGTGTCCGTAATGCGCTGAGTGCCGCGAATACCTCCACTGACGAGATCGCCTACCTCAACGCTCACGGACCCGGCACGCAGCAGTGCGACGCCGCCGAGGCCGAGCTGGTCGACGAGGTATTGCACGGCATGCCCGGCATTTACTCCATCAAGCAGATGGTCGGGCACTGCCAGGGTGCCGCCGCAGCCGTCGAGCTCGCCGCCGCCGCACTCGGCTATGCGCATGGAACCGTGCCCGCGCCGCCGACGGTGGCCCCCGGGCATCCGCGGCTGCTCGACGGGCCCACACCGCTGAAACCCGGTGGCCTGACGCTGAAGACGTCACTGGGCATGGGCGGGCACAACTCGGCGGTGGTATTGGCGCCGGCGGCCTAG
- a CDS encoding MaoC family dehydratase, which yields MKTFSGLDELVAAQGSQLGPTEWLEVTQDRVNIFADATDDHQWIHVNPERAAGGPFGGTIAHGLLTLSLLPHFSHQLYTVENIAMAINYGYNKVRFITPVKVGAKIRARAEITKVDQLDGGVQATMTTTVEIDGSEKPAAVAESIVRFLG from the coding sequence GTGAAAACCTTTAGTGGACTCGATGAGTTGGTCGCGGCGCAAGGCAGCCAACTCGGTCCGACGGAGTGGCTCGAGGTCACACAGGACCGCGTCAATATCTTCGCGGATGCCACCGACGATCATCAGTGGATTCACGTCAACCCGGAACGCGCGGCCGGCGGCCCCTTCGGCGGCACTATCGCTCACGGATTGCTGACGCTGTCACTGCTTCCGCATTTCTCTCACCAGCTCTACACCGTCGAGAACATCGCGATGGCAATCAACTACGGCTACAACAAGGTTCGTTTCATCACGCCGGTCAAGGTGGGTGCCAAGATCCGCGCCCGAGCCGAGATCACGAAGGTAGATCAGCTCGATGGCGGCGTACAGGCGACGATGACGACGACCGTCGAGATCGACGGCTCGGAAAAGCCCGCCGCCGTCGCGGAGTCGATCGTCCGCTTCCTGGGCTAG
- a CDS encoding mycofactocin-coupled SDR family oxidoreductase: protein MSGRLTGRVAFITGAARGQGRAHAVRMASEGADVIAVDIAGPLPACVPYPSATPEDLKETVRLVEATGRRVLSAAVDTRDHDGLKKVVDDGVAEFGRLDIIVANAGITTPHAWNAISPQEFRDVVDINLTGTWNTVMAGAQHIVDGGRGGSIILISSAAGVKFQPFMIHYTASKHAVTGMARAFAAELGTHSIRVNSVHPGPVVTAMGSPEMVEGIAKAAEVDGNHALLNVLTPFLPTWVAQPEDIADAVCWLASDESKLVTAQAISIDQGSTQF from the coding sequence ATGAGTGGGCGCCTCACCGGCAGAGTGGCATTCATCACCGGAGCGGCGCGAGGCCAGGGCCGCGCGCATGCAGTCCGGATGGCCTCCGAGGGCGCCGACGTCATCGCGGTCGACATCGCGGGCCCCCTACCCGCCTGTGTCCCCTATCCATCGGCGACGCCGGAGGACCTGAAGGAGACGGTACGACTGGTCGAGGCCACCGGACGCAGGGTCCTGTCCGCGGCCGTTGACACCCGCGACCACGACGGGCTGAAAAAGGTCGTCGACGACGGTGTCGCCGAGTTCGGCCGCCTCGACATCATCGTCGCCAACGCCGGCATCACCACTCCTCACGCCTGGAACGCCATAAGCCCCCAGGAGTTTCGAGACGTCGTCGACATCAATCTCACCGGCACCTGGAACACCGTGATGGCCGGCGCTCAGCACATCGTCGACGGCGGCCGGGGCGGGTCGATCATCCTGATCAGCTCGGCGGCCGGAGTCAAGTTCCAGCCGTTCATGATTCACTACACCGCCAGCAAGCACGCCGTCACCGGGATGGCCCGGGCGTTCGCCGCCGAACTGGGCACGCATTCGATCCGCGTCAACAGCGTGCACCCCGGGCCCGTGGTCACCGCGATGGGCTCCCCCGAGATGGTCGAAGGGATCGCAAAGGCGGCCGAGGTTGACGGCAACCATGCTCTGCTGAACGTCCTGACGCCCTTCCTGCCCACCTGGGTCGCACAACCCGAGGACATCGCCGATGCGGTCTGCTGGTTGGCCAGCGACGAATCGAAATTGGTGACCGCGCAGGCGATATCGATCGACCAGGGTTCGACGCAGTTCTAG
- a CDS encoding sensor domain-containing protein codes for MAVGADDASTSNAPAVPLDPVEQRFRRLLEHSPDPMCVHADGRVVYVNPAGLRGIAAQRAEDLVGRMITDFVHPDSIEPMLTRIAGLQKEGDASDAAEAVMLRLDGSPVDAEVVSVLTSWDGKPAYQVIFRDLTIQKAAEATLRYQAALVTHATDAIIATTLAGTVTSWNPAAEAIYGRPAARALTLPITEAVGAAVDPGAVVADGGVAHAIHRAADGTALIVRVSAAPMENGYVLICSDQTALRRAERRFQTVVDSLVEGVVVLDAEGQPEWINPAARRILGLSSSGKLRAHENLSAAFPLYDVDGNGLDDWHPLFVNSLTTGLIPRHMVVGFDRPDGARRWLSVSSRLLDPAETGQQALLASFTDVTDERDAQLQLSHQAHHDSLTGLPNRAYAEAQATQALQADPPTLAAVMFIDLDNIKTVNDAFGHHAGDAVIKTAAERLRATLRAEDLIARHGGDEFVALLFGNADHYALERLTERLHVALAAPLDVAGISCNLTASIGVTEVMPDDPRDATEMLRDADAAMYKAKVYRATTHFLSP; via the coding sequence ATGGCCGTCGGCGCCGACGACGCGAGCACGAGCAACGCTCCTGCAGTACCGCTCGATCCCGTCGAACAGCGATTCCGACGTTTACTGGAGCACAGCCCCGACCCCATGTGCGTCCACGCCGACGGGCGAGTGGTCTACGTGAACCCCGCGGGCCTCAGGGGAATTGCCGCGCAGCGCGCTGAAGACCTGGTAGGGCGGATGATCACCGACTTCGTCCACCCTGACTCCATCGAACCGATGCTGACCCGCATCGCCGGCCTCCAAAAGGAGGGCGACGCCTCCGATGCTGCGGAGGCGGTCATGCTGCGCCTGGATGGCAGCCCGGTGGACGCCGAGGTCGTCTCGGTATTGACGAGCTGGGACGGCAAGCCCGCGTACCAGGTCATCTTCCGCGATCTGACGATACAAAAAGCGGCCGAGGCAACTCTGCGATATCAGGCCGCACTTGTGACCCACGCCACAGATGCAATCATCGCAACGACGTTAGCTGGCACGGTCACCAGTTGGAATCCGGCAGCGGAAGCGATATATGGACGGCCGGCGGCGCGCGCTTTAACCCTCCCGATCACCGAGGCCGTCGGCGCCGCCGTCGATCCGGGGGCGGTCGTGGCCGACGGAGGCGTCGCCCACGCGATCCATCGAGCCGCCGACGGGACGGCGCTCATTGTCAGGGTTTCCGCCGCCCCGATGGAAAACGGATACGTCCTCATCTGCTCAGACCAAACCGCCCTGCGACGCGCCGAACGGAGATTCCAGACCGTCGTGGACTCACTTGTCGAAGGGGTGGTGGTGCTTGACGCTGAAGGTCAGCCCGAGTGGATCAATCCCGCGGCACGCCGCATCCTCGGCTTGTCGTCCTCCGGCAAATTGCGGGCTCATGAAAATTTGTCTGCCGCGTTCCCGCTCTACGACGTCGATGGCAATGGACTCGACGACTGGCACCCGCTCTTCGTGAACTCACTGACTACCGGACTCATCCCTCGACACATGGTCGTGGGCTTCGACCGGCCCGACGGCGCGCGACGCTGGCTTTCGGTCAGCAGTCGCCTGCTCGACCCGGCCGAAACCGGGCAGCAGGCACTGCTTGCGTCCTTCACCGACGTCACCGACGAGCGCGATGCGCAACTTCAGCTCAGCCATCAAGCCCACCACGACTCGCTCACCGGGCTCCCTAATCGGGCGTATGCCGAGGCGCAGGCAACCCAAGCACTGCAGGCCGACCCGCCGACGCTGGCGGCGGTGATGTTCATCGACCTCGACAACATCAAGACCGTCAACGACGCGTTCGGACATCACGCAGGCGACGCCGTGATCAAGACTGCCGCGGAGCGGTTGCGTGCCACCCTGCGCGCCGAGGACTTGATCGCGCGCCACGGCGGCGACGAATTCGTCGCGCTGCTTTTCGGTAATGCCGACCACTACGCACTGGAGCGCCTCACCGAACGACTGCATGTAGCTTTGGCCGCGCCGCTCGATGTCGCCGGTATCTCGTGCAACCTCACCGCCAGCATCGGCGTGACCGAGGTGATGCCTGATGATCCCCGCGACGCCACCGAGATGCTGCGTGACGCCGACGCCGCGATGTACAAGGCCAAGGTGTACCGCGCCACCACGCACTTCCTGTCGCCGTGA
- the purU gene encoding formyltetrahydrofolate deformylase: protein MAREYPTAGRGDLPAKDIGRLLLRCDDRPGLVAAVSAFLAGAGANIVSLDQHATAQSGGTFMQRTIFHLPGLTAARDALEQEFAEQVAAKFDMDFRLTEASKPKRVAIMASKEDHCLLDLLWRNRRGEIQMSVAMVVSNHPDLADQVRPFSVPFMHVPATKDIREDAERRQLELLRGNVDLVVLARYMQILTPRFLNEVGCPIINIHHSFLPAFIGAAPYRRAKERGVKLVGATAHYVTEDLDEGPIIEQDVVRVDHRQDVGDLVRLGSDVERLVLSRAVLWHCEDRIIRYGNQTVIF, encoded by the coding sequence ATGGCCAGGGAATATCCGACCGCAGGTCGGGGGGATCTGCCGGCGAAGGACATCGGCAGGCTGTTGTTGCGCTGCGACGACCGGCCGGGCCTCGTCGCGGCGGTTAGCGCGTTCCTGGCGGGCGCCGGGGCGAACATCGTGTCGCTGGACCAGCACGCGACCGCGCAGTCCGGTGGCACCTTCATGCAGCGCACCATCTTTCACCTTCCAGGTCTGACGGCTGCGCGAGATGCGCTCGAGCAGGAGTTCGCCGAGCAGGTGGCAGCGAAGTTCGACATGGACTTCCGTCTCACCGAAGCGTCGAAGCCGAAGCGCGTCGCGATCATGGCCTCCAAGGAGGACCACTGCCTGCTCGACCTGCTCTGGCGCAACCGACGCGGTGAAATCCAGATGTCGGTGGCGATGGTGGTCTCGAACCATCCGGACCTTGCCGATCAGGTGCGGCCGTTCTCCGTGCCGTTCATGCACGTCCCGGCAACCAAGGACATTCGGGAGGACGCGGAGCGCCGCCAACTCGAGTTGTTACGTGGCAACGTCGATCTGGTAGTGCTCGCGCGATATATGCAGATCCTCACTCCACGGTTCCTCAATGAGGTCGGCTGCCCGATCATCAACATCCACCACTCGTTCCTGCCGGCATTCATCGGGGCGGCACCGTATCGGCGCGCCAAGGAGCGCGGCGTCAAGCTCGTCGGCGCGACAGCGCACTACGTGACCGAAGATCTCGATGAGGGACCGATCATCGAGCAGGATGTGGTTCGGGTCGACCATCGGCAGGATGTCGGTGACTTGGTGCGCCTCGGCTCGGATGTGGAACGCCTCGTTTTGTCGCGTGCGGTGTTGTGGCACTGTGAGGACCGGATCATCCGGTACGGCAATCAGACAGTGATCTTCTAG
- a CDS encoding MFS transporter, with protein sequence MSHRLSGRRDERRPARSNFGQAAAPQPVRRWSVLAVIGAAQLMVVLDITIVNIALPSAQDELGFDIASRQWVITAYSLAFGSLLLLGGRLSDRVGVRRTLIIGLIGFAAASALGGAAGGFAVLIAARAAQGVFAAILAPAALSTLNITFTDPDGRAKAFAVFSAIAASGAVIGLLLGGAVTEWLSWRWCLYINMVLALPAALGALLVVRAAPTQTKVGLDWPGAITASAGLFCLVYGLSNAESDGWSAPLTVVMLAASAVLIAAFLVVEMRVQAPLLPLQIVADRNRGGAYLTIAVTFCAMFAAFLFLTYFMQRDLLYSPLATGVAFLPMAAGIGLAAALANTVLMRRVGPRPIIPTGMVVAAAGMAWLGRLGVDATYTRDILGPIVLLGVGMGLAFSPAVATATSGVATRDAGVASAMVNTSQQIGGTIGTAALSTIFTTALARYIDSHHPPTPAVAAAGAIHGYTVAFHIAAALFLAGAILTAVILRSGRLQIEAGHV encoded by the coding sequence TTGAGTCATCGACTTTCCGGGCGTCGCGATGAGCGACGGCCGGCGAGAAGTAATTTCGGCCAAGCGGCTGCGCCGCAACCAGTACGGCGGTGGTCGGTCCTAGCCGTCATCGGGGCGGCGCAGCTGATGGTGGTCCTTGATATCACGATCGTGAACATCGCCCTTCCGTCGGCTCAGGACGAACTGGGATTCGACATTGCGAGCCGGCAATGGGTGATCACCGCCTATTCGCTGGCTTTCGGCAGCCTGCTGCTGCTTGGGGGCCGGTTGTCCGATCGGGTGGGTGTCCGTCGCACCCTGATCATCGGACTGATTGGCTTCGCCGCGGCATCTGCTCTCGGCGGCGCTGCAGGCGGGTTCGCGGTCCTGATCGCGGCCCGGGCGGCCCAAGGCGTCTTCGCCGCGATCCTCGCCCCCGCGGCGCTGTCTACCCTGAACATCACGTTCACCGACCCCGACGGCCGCGCGAAGGCGTTCGCCGTCTTCTCGGCCATCGCAGCCAGCGGTGCGGTGATCGGACTGCTACTCGGGGGCGCAGTCACGGAGTGGTTGTCGTGGAGATGGTGCCTCTACATCAACATGGTGCTGGCGCTACCCGCCGCGCTCGGCGCACTCCTCGTCGTCAGAGCGGCTCCAACCCAGACCAAGGTCGGGCTCGACTGGCCAGGCGCAATCACCGCGAGCGCAGGGCTGTTCTGTTTGGTCTACGGATTGTCGAACGCGGAATCCGATGGCTGGAGCGCGCCTCTGACCGTCGTCATGCTCGCCGCGTCGGCGGTTCTGATCGCAGCTTTCCTCGTTGTCGAAATGCGGGTGCAGGCGCCGCTGTTGCCTCTCCAGATCGTCGCGGATCGCAACCGCGGCGGGGCATACCTGACGATTGCCGTCACGTTCTGCGCGATGTTCGCCGCGTTCCTCTTCCTCACCTATTTCATGCAGCGCGATCTGCTCTACAGCCCACTGGCCACCGGGGTGGCGTTCCTTCCGATGGCTGCCGGTATCGGGCTGGCCGCGGCGTTGGCGAACACGGTATTGATGCGCCGCGTCGGTCCGCGGCCCATCATCCCGACCGGCATGGTGGTGGCAGCGGCAGGCATGGCATGGCTCGGTCGCCTCGGGGTGGACGCCACCTACACCCGGGACATCCTCGGCCCGATCGTCTTACTCGGTGTCGGAATGGGGTTGGCGTTTTCCCCCGCGGTGGCTACCGCAACGAGCGGGGTCGCCACCCGGGATGCCGGCGTCGCCTCGGCCATGGTCAACACCAGCCAGCAGATCGGCGGAACGATCGGCACGGCTGCCCTTTCGACGATCTTCACCACCGCCCTGGCGCGCTACATCGACAGCCACCACCCGCCCACACCTGCGGTGGCGGCGGCTGGGGCCATACACGGGTACACAGTCGCGTTCCATATCGCCGCAGCGCTATTCCTTGCCGGGGCAATTCTGACCGCGGTGATCTTGCGCAGCGGGCGGCTACAAATTGAGGCCGGTCATGTCTGA